In Paenibacillus sp. G2S3, a single window of DNA contains:
- a CDS encoding ABC transporter permease subunit encodes MRTLKKTWPFHLMLLPAMIFLIIFSFIPMGGIVMAFQDYKPWLKISGSAWVGLDNFRYLFERNDSMQVIWNTLIIAVLKMIFNLAVPFVFAILLNEIRKVYIQRTIQTLVYLPHFLSWVILGGILLDLLATDGFVNQILGSMGIKPIFFLGDNNWFRFTVILTDVWKEFGYNTIVFLAALAGINPSLYEAAEIDGATRWKQTRFITMPSLLPMVVVVGTLALGNVLNAGFDQIFNLYNPLVYQKGDIIDTFVYRTAILNGEMGFGTAIGLFKSAISMVLILVSYSLAKKWAGYRIF; translated from the coding sequence ATGAGAACACTTAAAAAAACATGGCCATTTCACTTAATGTTGCTGCCGGCGATGATCTTCCTGATTATCTTCAGCTTTATACCGATGGGCGGAATTGTGATGGCGTTTCAGGATTATAAGCCATGGCTAAAAATTTCCGGATCAGCGTGGGTTGGATTAGATAATTTCCGCTATCTATTTGAACGTAATGACAGTATGCAGGTCATTTGGAATACTTTGATTATTGCCGTTCTGAAGATGATCTTCAATCTGGCTGTACCGTTTGTGTTCGCTATTCTGTTGAATGAGATTCGCAAGGTTTATATACAGCGTACGATTCAGACCTTGGTTTATTTACCTCACTTCTTGTCTTGGGTCATCCTTGGCGGGATCTTGCTAGATTTGCTTGCTACAGATGGTTTCGTCAATCAGATCCTCGGCAGTATGGGGATAAAACCTATCTTTTTCTTAGGAGATAATAACTGGTTCAGGTTCACGGTCATTCTCACGGATGTATGGAAGGAATTTGGTTATAACACGATCGTCTTCCTAGCTGCTCTAGCAGGAATTAACCCTTCATTATATGAAGCTGCTGAAATAGATGGTGCAACCCGCTGGAAGCAGACACGTTTTATCACAATGCCATCTCTACTGCCGATGGTTGTTGTGGTAGGTACTCTGGCTCTTGGAAATGTATTGAATGCAGGGTTTGACCAGATCTTTAACCTCTACAATCCGCTGGTCTATCAGAAAGGCGATATTATCGACACCTTCGTCTATCGTACAGCTATTCTGAATGGTGAGATGGGCTTTGGTACAGCAATCGGACTGTTCAAGTCAGCCATTAGTATGGTCCTAATCCTTGTATCGTACAGTCTAGCTAAAAAATGGGCAGGATATCGCATTTTCTAA
- a CDS encoding arabinogalactan endo-1,4-beta-galactosidase, with amino-acid sequence MMITTFINGMDISFLDEIEQGGGKFHSSSVRITEEGEDLLHILKDNGVNAIRLRIWNDPPGGFCNLERTLVMAKRIKKAGLDFLLDFHYSDKWADPANQWKPKAWEALDFSELTSAVYDYTRETLKALQSQGTLPDMVQIGNEITPGMLWGEGKVDGDCDTPEQWEQFTTLVKAGIAGAKSVDSDLSIMIHIDRGADHTASRNFYDRFLEHGVNFDVIGLSFYSWWHGTLDDLQYNLNELALRYNKDIIVVETAYPWTLNAPEGFPIIVNEEAQLHEGYPATVEGQAKYMKDFINVIENTLNGKGIGFYYWEPAWIPSQKEWSVGHENGWSNLALFDFEGKKLDSLHF; translated from the coding sequence ATGATGATAACGACATTTATCAATGGAATGGACATCTCGTTTCTGGATGAAATAGAGCAGGGTGGGGGCAAGTTCCACAGTAGTTCTGTTCGGATTACTGAGGAAGGTGAGGATTTGCTCCATATCCTTAAGGACAATGGAGTAAATGCCATACGGCTACGGATTTGGAATGACCCTCCAGGTGGCTTTTGCAATTTGGAACGGACGCTGGTTATGGCAAAGCGAATCAAGAAAGCAGGGCTTGACTTTTTACTGGATTTTCATTATTCAGATAAATGGGCGGATCCAGCTAACCAATGGAAGCCAAAAGCTTGGGAGGCACTTGATTTCAGTGAATTGACATCCGCCGTGTATGATTATACTCGCGAGACGCTTAAAGCTTTACAGTCTCAAGGCACGCTGCCCGATATGGTGCAGATCGGTAATGAGATTACGCCAGGCATGTTATGGGGAGAGGGCAAGGTAGATGGAGATTGTGATACCCCGGAGCAGTGGGAGCAGTTCACGACGCTAGTTAAAGCGGGTATAGCGGGTGCGAAATCCGTCGATTCTGACTTGTCCATCATGATCCATATTGACCGAGGGGCTGATCATACGGCTAGCCGTAACTTTTATGATCGTTTCTTAGAACATGGCGTAAACTTTGATGTTATCGGTTTATCTTTCTACTCTTGGTGGCATGGTACTTTGGATGACTTGCAGTATAACCTGAACGAATTAGCGCTGCGTTATAACAAGGATATCATTGTGGTGGAAACAGCCTATCCATGGACACTTAATGCACCTGAAGGATTTCCAATAATTGTGAATGAGGAAGCCCAGCTCCATGAAGGTTATCCAGCCACAGTAGAGGGTCAGGCTAAGTATATGAAGGATTTCATAAACGTAATTGAGAATACTCTTAACGGAAAAGGAATCGGCTTTTATTACTGGGAGCCTGCTTGGATTCCTTCGCAAAAGGAATGGTCCGTCGGACATGAGAACGGGTGGTCCAATTTAGCTCTGTTTGATTTTGAAGGTAAGAAACTGGATTCGCTCCATTTCTAA
- a CDS encoding stage V sporulation protein AA produces MKQHSAPAIYIQLKNRVTVPKGKGVTLGDIAFLIAEPELKESLESILLMKPEQSDGNLILIDLLMVIPRIYDLLPEADIEPIGEGRTIVQIEGPVERRKPSVAMFVLVWLLLFFGSALTIMNFHADVNMQEVQIRIVEMITGHRDEHPFVFQIAYSLGIGFGMVIFFNHLFKKKWNEEPTPLEVEMYLYQKNIDQYVINEEYSKMRRRGENQPENTEDGR; encoded by the coding sequence ATGAAACAACATTCTGCTCCCGCCATCTATATACAGCTTAAGAACCGGGTGACGGTGCCCAAAGGTAAAGGTGTCACATTGGGTGATATTGCATTTTTGATCGCGGAGCCAGAGCTGAAAGAGTCGCTGGAATCTATTCTGCTAATGAAGCCAGAGCAAAGTGACGGCAATCTGATTTTGATTGATCTCTTGATGGTTATTCCCCGCATCTATGACCTGTTGCCGGAAGCGGACATTGAACCGATCGGTGAAGGGAGAACGATTGTGCAGATTGAAGGTCCGGTGGAGAGGCGGAAGCCTTCAGTAGCGATGTTTGTTTTAGTATGGCTGCTGCTGTTCTTTGGGTCTGCGCTGACAATCATGAATTTCCATGCGGATGTAAACATGCAGGAGGTTCAAATCCGAATTGTGGAGATGATCACTGGTCATCGGGATGAGCATCCGTTTGTATTTCAGATTGCGTATTCGCTAGGAATTGGTTTTGGGATGGTCATTTTTTTCAACCATTTATTTAAGAAAAAGTGGAATGAAGAGCCTACACCACTAGAAGTGGAAATGTACCTGTATCAGAAAAATATCGACCAATATGTCATCAATGAGGAGTACAGCAAAATGAGGCGCCGTGGAGAAAATCAACCTGAGAACACGGAGGACGGAAGATGA
- a CDS encoding peptidylprolyl isomerase, translating into MAKQAKITLENGGVVLIDLFDQDAPNTVANFEKLAKDGFYNGLTFHRVIPGFVAQGGCPNGTGSGGPGYTINCEINPNKHERGTLAMAHAGKNTGGSQFYICYAPQPHLDGVHTVFGKVVEGMDLVDTFKGRDKMTSVEIIEA; encoded by the coding sequence ATGGCAAAGCAAGCGAAAATTACTCTAGAAAATGGCGGCGTAGTGCTGATCGACTTGTTCGATCAAGATGCACCAAACACTGTAGCTAACTTTGAAAAGCTAGCAAAAGATGGTTTCTACAATGGATTGACATTCCACCGTGTTATCCCTGGTTTTGTAGCACAAGGCGGTTGTCCTAACGGAACTGGATCTGGTGGTCCAGGCTACACCATCAACTGCGAAATCAACCCAAACAAACACGAGCGCGGAACACTTGCTATGGCACATGCGGGTAAGAACACAGGCGGAAGCCAGTTCTACATCTGCTATGCACCGCAACCACACTTGGATGGAGTTCACACTGTATTCGGTAAAGTAGTTGAAGGTATGGATCTTGTTGATACTTTCAAAGGACGCGACAAAATGACTTCAGTAGAAATCATCGAAGCTTAA
- the lysA gene encoding diaminopimelate decarboxylase, with the protein MFLHGTSRINDAGHLEIGGCDVTELKAEYGTPLYILDEQLVRQRCREYMDAFKASGLGFQVAYASKAFSVMAMVRLADQEGLSLDVVSDGELYTALQAGFPAERIHFHGNNKTSEEIEMAIDAGIGCFVVDNLVELNLLQSIASRKEVKVNILLRVTPGVEAHTHEYITTGQTDSKFGFDIGNGSAYEAVKAAASKKNLVLLGVHSHIGSQIFETDGFQLAVERVASFARSVKEGLEVDFRVVNLGGGFGIRYVEGDTPLHVSEYVAAITDAVKTHFAGIYNALPEIWVEPGRSIVGDAGTTLYTVGTNKDIPGVRKYVAVDGGMTDNPRPALYQSKYEALLANRANEEATETVSIAGKCCESGDMLIWDVELPEAESGDLLAVACTGAYNYSMASNYNRLRRPALVFVQNGHSDLVVRRESYNDLIANDIVPERIAKQAAVAK; encoded by the coding sequence ATGTTTCTACACGGTACTAGCCGAATTAACGATGCTGGGCATTTGGAGATCGGCGGATGTGATGTAACTGAATTGAAGGCGGAATATGGAACCCCGCTATATATATTGGACGAGCAATTGGTGAGACAACGTTGCCGGGAATATATGGATGCTTTTAAAGCCTCTGGACTTGGGTTTCAAGTAGCTTACGCAAGTAAGGCGTTCTCAGTAATGGCTATGGTTCGTTTGGCTGATCAAGAAGGCTTGTCGCTTGATGTTGTATCTGATGGCGAACTTTACACAGCTTTACAAGCTGGCTTTCCGGCAGAACGTATTCATTTTCATGGCAACAATAAGACGTCTGAAGAGATCGAAATGGCGATTGATGCCGGGATCGGCTGCTTTGTAGTCGATAATCTGGTAGAGCTTAATCTTTTGCAGTCCATTGCATCACGTAAAGAAGTTAAGGTTAACATCTTATTACGTGTGACACCAGGTGTCGAAGCACATACGCATGAGTATATTACTACAGGTCAGACCGATTCCAAATTCGGTTTTGATATCGGTAATGGATCAGCTTATGAAGCAGTTAAAGCGGCAGCCAGCAAAAAGAATTTAGTGCTGCTTGGCGTACATTCCCATATTGGTTCTCAAATTTTTGAAACGGATGGATTCCAGCTTGCTGTTGAACGTGTAGCGAGTTTTGCTCGTAGTGTTAAAGAAGGTTTGGAAGTGGACTTCCGTGTAGTAAACCTAGGTGGAGGTTTCGGTATTCGTTATGTTGAGGGGGATACCCCGTTACATGTTTCTGAATATGTAGCTGCAATTACGGATGCGGTGAAGACTCATTTTGCTGGAATTTATAATGCTTTGCCTGAAATTTGGGTGGAGCCGGGCCGCAGTATTGTCGGAGATGCAGGTACCACACTTTATACTGTAGGTACGAACAAGGATATTCCAGGCGTGCGTAAGTACGTTGCCGTTGACGGTGGGATGACTGATAATCCACGTCCTGCCTTGTACCAATCTAAATATGAGGCATTGCTTGCTAATCGTGCGAATGAAGAGGCTACAGAAACTGTATCCATCGCTGGTAAATGCTGCGAGAGCGGAGATATGCTGATTTGGGATGTAGAACTGCCTGAGGCTGAAAGCGGCGATCTGTTGGCTGTAGCCTGCACAGGCGCTTACAATTACTCCATGGCGAGCAATTACAACCGTCTTCGTCGTCCGGCTTTAGTGTTCGTTCAGAACGGACACAGCGATCTTGTAGTGCGTCGCGAAAGCTATAATGATCTGATTGCCAACGATATTGTTCCTGAGCGTATCGCTAAACAAGCCGCTGTTGCTAAGTAA
- a CDS encoding stage V sporulation protein AB — translation MTAPITLGLNLLLGIAGGIAVGGGVIALFVVLDMVPRLAQLTSSYDKVHWYEGAMVVGSLLGTVSDFWNWKICSGPLVELGIGLFDGIFVGMLAAALTEVLNVLPILAKRLNMTHYLFGLLMAMVSGKVAGSLFDWFVYRQ, via the coding sequence ATGACGGCACCTATAACACTGGGATTAAACTTACTGCTGGGTATTGCTGGAGGGATCGCTGTAGGCGGCGGTGTGATCGCTTTATTTGTGGTGCTCGACATGGTGCCCCGTCTGGCTCAATTAACCTCTTCTTACGATAAAGTACATTGGTACGAAGGTGCGATGGTAGTTGGATCATTGCTAGGAACCGTAAGTGATTTTTGGAATTGGAAAATATGCTCAGGTCCTTTAGTTGAACTTGGTATAGGACTTTTTGACGGGATTTTTGTCGGGATGCTCGCTGCAGCATTGACCGAGGTATTAAATGTGCTGCCGATACTCGCTAAACGCTTGAATATGACACATTATCTGTTCGGGCTGTTAATGGCGATGGTAAGCGGGAAAGTCGCGGGTTCTTTATTCGACTGGTTTGTATACCGACAGTAA
- a CDS encoding carbohydrate ABC transporter permease, translating into MYYKTRGYRIFNIFNTCFLIILALMCIVPLIHVLAVSFSAKSAADANLVGLWPKQFSLEAYKKTMNNPIFLHSIWVSVQRTVLGTGLTLLITFLAAYPLSKENSAFKGRNVYSWLFVFSMVFNGGLIPFYIVIQKIGLMDSFWVLVLPGAVNTFLVILMLNFFRGIPKDLEEASLIDGAGHFRTLFSIYLPISLPSIATIALFSMVFHWNSWFDGLLYLNNSKQFPLATFLQTVIIQRDMSSMSINPKEMELISQTTVRAAQIFIGAAPILIVYPFLQKYFVKGMTLGSVKE; encoded by the coding sequence ATGTATTACAAAACTAGAGGTTATCGTATTTTCAACATATTCAATACTTGCTTTCTGATCATACTCGCACTCATGTGTATCGTTCCTCTGATTCACGTATTAGCTGTATCTTTCAGTGCCAAGTCTGCGGCTGATGCCAACCTGGTGGGGTTGTGGCCAAAGCAGTTCTCTCTGGAAGCTTATAAAAAGACAATGAATAATCCGATATTCCTACACTCCATATGGGTTTCCGTACAAAGAACTGTACTCGGAACCGGACTTACGCTTCTGATTACTTTTCTGGCAGCGTATCCGCTATCTAAGGAAAACTCGGCCTTCAAAGGTCGGAATGTGTATTCCTGGTTGTTCGTTTTCAGTATGGTGTTCAATGGTGGACTGATTCCTTTTTACATTGTCATTCAAAAAATTGGCTTAATGGATTCCTTCTGGGTACTCGTTCTGCCAGGTGCGGTAAATACTTTCTTAGTAATTCTGATGCTGAACTTCTTCCGCGGTATTCCAAAAGATCTGGAGGAAGCTTCACTAATAGACGGTGCAGGACATTTCCGAACATTGTTCAGTATTTACTTGCCGATTTCTTTGCCATCTATTGCGACAATTGCACTGTTTAGTATGGTGTTCCATTGGAACTCTTGGTTCGATGGCCTATTGTATTTGAACAATTCCAAGCAGTTTCCGCTGGCGACCTTTCTGCAGACCGTTATCATTCAACGGGATATGAGCTCCATGAGCATTAATCCGAAGGAGATGGAATTAATCTCGCAGACCACGGTTAGAGCCGCGCAAATCTTTATCGGGGCCGCCCCAATTCTAATCGTATATCCATTCTTGCAGAAGTATTTTGTTAAAGGGATGACACTAGGTTCTGTAAAGGAGTAG
- a CDS encoding glycosyl hydrolase 53 family protein, with protein sequence MNKQSSKTMFKLFVCVSLVFSICFNFVNNKSAEAAATFAKGADVGWLSEMEYYNWSFYNDNGVKQDLLQILKDHGMDSIRLRVWVNPSINFSNKADVVKQAVRAKNMGFRIMIDFHYSDTWADPGNQKKPAAWTSKNFTALKTAVYDHTYDVMNTLKASGVTPEWVQVGNETNNGMLWEDGKASVSMSNFAALINSGYSAVKAVSSSSKVIVHLSNGYDNALFRWMFDGLKANGANYDVIGMSLYPTTSNWSTLNAQTLTNMNDMVARYGKEVIISEVGMDVSAPTTAKAFLTDIISKTKSVSGGKGLGVFYWEPESYGTWYAYTKGAFDSSGKPTVALDAFLN encoded by the coding sequence ATGAACAAACAGAGCTCAAAAACAATGTTCAAACTGTTCGTTTGCGTGTCTCTCGTGTTTAGTATATGTTTCAACTTTGTGAATAACAAATCTGCAGAGGCTGCTGCGACTTTTGCAAAAGGGGCGGATGTAGGCTGGCTATCGGAAATGGAGTATTATAATTGGTCTTTTTACAATGATAACGGTGTGAAACAAGATCTACTGCAAATTCTCAAAGACCACGGGATGGATTCCATTCGACTTCGGGTCTGGGTCAACCCTTCCATTAATTTCTCAAACAAAGCCGATGTTGTGAAACAGGCCGTTCGAGCCAAGAACATGGGTTTCCGAATCATGATTGACTTTCATTACAGCGATACATGGGCAGATCCTGGCAATCAGAAGAAACCTGCTGCCTGGACCAGCAAGAACTTTACGGCTCTAAAAACAGCGGTATATGACCACACTTATGATGTTATGAATACACTCAAAGCTAGCGGTGTTACTCCGGAATGGGTACAGGTAGGGAACGAGACGAATAATGGTATGCTTTGGGAGGATGGGAAAGCATCTGTAAGCATGAGTAATTTTGCCGCGTTGATCAATTCAGGATATAGTGCAGTAAAAGCAGTCAGTAGTAGTTCTAAAGTCATCGTCCACCTCTCTAATGGCTACGACAATGCCTTATTCCGCTGGATGTTTGACGGTCTGAAGGCTAACGGTGCCAACTATGATGTTATCGGCATGTCACTCTATCCCACTACCAGCAACTGGTCTACACTGAACGCTCAGACATTAACGAATATGAATGATATGGTTGCTCGGTATGGTAAAGAGGTGATCATTTCAGAGGTCGGCATGGACGTTAGTGCTCCAACAACGGCTAAAGCTTTTCTTACGGACATCATTAGCAAAACAAAATCGGTAAGCGGCGGCAAAGGCCTTGGTGTTTTCTATTGGGAGCCGGAGAGTTATGGCACATGGTACGCTTACACAAAAGGTGCCTTTGATTCTTCTGGTAAGCCTACGGTAGCTTTAGATGCCTTTTTGAATTAA